GAAATTGAACTGGTAAACCCGCAGTCAAAAGTGAAGTACCCCGGAAAACTCAGAAGAGTGGCTGTATGGGACGAAAAAAACCGACAGACCGTCGAACTGATTACCAATAACTTCAAATGGTCAGCAAAGACAATCGGTGATCTTTACCGGTGCCGATGGGAGATTGAGATCTTCTTCAGGGACATCAAGCAGTTACTCCATATCAAAACCTTTATCGGAACATCGAAAAATGCCGTGATGATCCAGATATGGACCGCGCTGATCACCATTCTGCTCCTAAAAGTGATGAAGGCAACCGCTAAATTCGGATGGCATCTGTCCAATCTGGTTGCATTTATCAGACTGAACATATTCGTTAAAATAGAGCTGCAAAAGTGGCTGGACAAACCCTTTGAAGACCATGAAAAACCTCCTCAAAAAAGCCAACAGGGGGTTCTATTTCCGGATTACAGATAAAATCACAATAGAAATTGCAGAAACACAGCTAAACATCTGTCTTGTAAATTATTTAGGACAGCATTGTGATGAAATAATTAAGCTCGAGACATCAAAACTGTTAGGCGTTTCAGATGACGGACTTTACTTTACAAAAAAAGGCAACCTACTTGCTGATAATCCAGAAACAATGGAAAAACTGTTTGCGAACTGCAAATCCATTATTGCCATTCATTCTGAAAAAGAACAAATAGTTGAAGAGAACGAAAACATATATCGTGAAAAATATGGAGAAAATGTGCCTATTGAATTTCATCCAATTATTAGAAGCGAAAAAGCTTGTTATGAAGCAACCAAAAGAGCAATTGACATAGCTAACAAACTTAAAGCTCGACTTCACATTCTGCACCTGACGACTGAAGCAGAAACACATTTATTTAGAAATGACATTCCTCTAAAAGAGAAAAATGTAACAACCGAAGTTTCGGTTCATCATTTGTGGTTTTCTGACAAAGACTACAAGCGTTTGGGAACTTTAATAAAATGGAACCCAGCGATAAAAACTGAAAAGGACAAAAAAGGACTTTTAAAAGCTTTGTTAGACGATAGAATAGACATCGTAACTACAGACCACGCACCCCATACATTAGACGAAAAACAAAAATCATATTTTCAATCAATGTCGGGTGCACCGATAATTCAGCATTCATTGAATATTATGTTAGAGTTTTTCAAACAAGGACTAATATCATTGGAAAAAATTGCCGAAAAAATGTGTCATAATCCAGCGATACTTTACGGCATTGAAAACCGAGGTTTCATACGAGAAGGTTACTATGCAGACCTCACTATTGTTGACTTAAATTCAAGCTGGACAGTTGACAAGAATAACATTTTATCTAAATGCGGTTGGTCACCATTAGAAGGAACAACTTTTCAAACCAAAGTGACCCATACATTTGTAAATGGTAATTTAACTTATGACAAGGGGAATTTTGACGAAACGAAAAGAGGATTATCACTATCAAAATCAAATTAATTGGGAATGAAATGTTTCAAAACAGAAAAATAATCATCGCAACCAAGCACCACAAAGAGCAAGTGATTGCACCTATTCTCGAAAAAGAATTGGGTGTAAATTGCTTTACAGATGAAACTTTTGATACGGATGCTTTGGGAACATTTACAGGTGAAGTAGAGAGAGAACTTGACCCAATTTCAACGGCAAGAGAAAAATGTCTGCGGGCAATGAAAGCAAACAACTGTGATTTAGGAATTGCAAGTGAGGGTTCATTTGGCCCACACCCATCTATGTTTTTTATAAGTGCTGACGATGAATTTTTAATTTTTATTGACACAAAAAATAACATAGAAGTAATCGCTCGAGAATTAAGCACTTCAACTAATTTTAATGGTAGACAAATCCAAACTCAAAAAGAACTTTTTGAGTTTGCAGAACAGGTTGGTTTTCCAGCACACGGTTTAATTCTTAGAAAATCAAAAGATGAAAATACGGATATTTATAAAGGGATAACCGAAAGTGAAATTTTGCAGAAATCATTTAACTATTTTTTCTCGAAATACAATTCAGTTTATGCAGAAACGGATATGAGAGCTATGTATAACCCTACACGAATGAGTGTGATTGAACAAGCAACACAAAAACTGGTGCAAAAAATTAAATCAACTTGCCCTCAATGTCAAACACCGGGTTTTGGAATAACAGATGCTAAAAAGGGTCTTGAATGTAGCTTATGTAGTTCACCGACAAACTCAACACTAAGCTATATTTATGTCTGCCAACAGTGCAAATTCACAAAAGAAGAAATGTATCCAAATAAAAAAACAACCGAAGACCCAACGTATTGCGACTGTTGTAATCCATAAAAGAGATAATATTGACACACAGGACAGAATACACAAATAGCAGAACGAAAGACAAAGCCACAGCCGATAACACGGGTTTGGCAAAAGTGGCGGTTCAGTGCTCCGCAGACACATTTGTGGTTAATCAAACATTGGTTCTCCGCATCAACATTTGTGGTGTAAATCGCCACCTTCGCCAAGCCCGAAACCGTTGTAGGCAATTTTCAAAAGAAGGTATGTACCACAATGCCCAACCTATTGGCAGGATTAATTGAATAAATATGTCATAATGACGGTTATTTTTTAGGTTTTATCCTTATTTAGGACAAAATGTCATTCAATTCTTATTGGTACATCAGTTGTAAGTCGTAAAAGTGTTTTGATGTTCATTTATGTTTAACCTTAAATATTTTCAACTATGGCAATTGTAAAGTATGATTCAAACCGTGCATTCCCTGCTTTTAGCAGCTTGTTCGATGACTTCTTCAATACCGAATTCGGTAATTGGAGACATAACAACTTTTCAGCTACCAATACTACACTTCCTGCCGTAAACATCAAGGAAGACAATGATGGCTTCTTGGTTGAAATGGCAGCACCAGGTATGGAAAAAGCCGATTTCAAAATTAATTTGGAAAATAATGTACTGACTATTTCTTCTGAAAAGCAAGAAGAGCAAAAAGAAGAACAAGATAAGTACACTCGTAGAGAATTTGCTTATCGTGCTTTCCAACGTTCTTTCACCTTGCCTGATAGTGCAGATAGTGAAAAAATCGAAGCCAAGTACGAAAACGGTGTGTTGCAAGTGAATATTCCTAAGAAAGAGGAAGCGAAACCGCAACCACCTAAGCTAATTGAAATTTCATAATCAATTTTACTTCGATGGGTGGTGTACAACCGCCACCCTTCTCTACTTTAGTGTTGAACCTTTAAACAACTTATTCTTATGGACTTAGTTAAATGGACAAAAAATATAAAACCAAAATTCCCCAAGGTTGTGGAGAATTTCTTTGGTAAGATTATGGGTCAAGGTAGTGCTGAACACGAAGAAGTGGCGACCTTACCTTCGGTAAACATCAGTGATGAAAACAAGGCTTTTGAAGTGGCAGTAGCTGTTCCCGGACTTGACAAAAAGATATTAAAGTTGAAGTTCAAGACGGGTACCTAAAAATTTCATCGGAAAAACAGTACGAAAAAGAGGAAAAAGATAAGAACTGGATGCGTAGAGAATTTGGCTATGCCAGTTTCCAGCGAGTTTTTCAACTTCCGCAGGGTGCTGACCCTGAGCAAGTACAGGCAAAAATGGAAAACGGAGTGTTGAATATCCGTTTGGGCAAAAAGGCGGGTTACGAAAAATTGACCAGAGTCATTGAGGTGAAGTAAAACACTCTATTTGTTTGATGTTGAACCATAAAAAAAGGAGGTAACTATGGATAAATTAGCACTTGGCTTATCAGCTATCACCCTAATTTATGGCTGTCTTCTTTATTTGAGTTTCAACTTCCGAGAGGTGATGAATTGGTTGAATAAGCTTCGTTTGAGTACAATTCTTGTGAGAGAAAAAGCGACCGTTAAACGGATGTCAAACCAGACTGATACAGCTTACAAAGCATCAGACCGAATGGCAGCCTAGGTAAATGTGGGAGTAATAGCCTTTAGGCTCTCTCCCCTGCTTTTCATTTTAACTTATGTTTCACTTTTAAGTCGAAATGACTATGAAAAACTATGGAGTTTCTGCATTGATAGCCTTAGTCGTTTCTTTGGGGGTGTTCTTTGCTGTTCCTCAATTTACTGACTTTGGCAAAAGTGTTAAAATAGAACACGTTTCGGGCACCCCTGCTCAAGGTGCGCTTTATACTGCCGATGAAAACGGCAATATGATACCGGTAGATTTTACACAATTGGCAGAGAAAGCAATGGATGCTGTGGTACATATTAAATCAACCCAAATACAGCAATATACCAATAGCAATAATTCTTACCAGTACCGTGAACTGCCAGACCCATTTAAAGAGTTTTTCGGTGGAGATGATTTTTTTGAGCAATTCTTTGGCCCACGCAGATATTACCAAACTCCACAACCGAGAGAGCCACAGGCAAGGGTAGGTACTGGTTCAGGCGTAATTATCAATAGTGAAGGCTATATTGTTACTAACAACCACGTAATTGCCAATGCTGACGATATTGAAGTTACGCTTCACGATAACCGCACCTTCAAGGCTACTGTGGTAGGTACTGACCCTTCCACAGACCTTGCCTTGCTTCAAATAAAAGCCAGCGGATTAAGTACCTTGCCGTTGGTCAATTCTGATGATGTGAAAGTAGGAGAGTGGGTACTTGCTGTGGGTAACCCCTTTAACCTTAACTCTACCGTAACAGCGGGCATTGTTAGTGCAAAATCACGTAATATCAATATTTTACGGGAGCAGTTTGCCGTAGAATCGTTTATTCAAACCGATGCGGCTATCAACCCGGGTAATAGCGGAGGTGCTTTGATTAACCTGAGTGGAGGATTGATTGGTATCAATACTGCTATTTGCCAGTCCAACAGGTGCTTATGCGGGTTATGGCTTTGCTGTGGCCTTCCAACATCGTAAACAAAGTAGTAGAAGACTTATTAAAGTACGGAATAGTACAACGTGGTTTCTTAGGGATTACTATTCGTGGGGTAGATGCTACGTTAATAAAAGAGAAAGAGTTGGAGGTAGAAACTGGTGTATATGTGGACAGTGTGGGTCAAAATAGTGCCGCCAAAGAAGCAGGCATTAAAGAGGGCGATGTAATTGTGGAAATTGACGGTAAGAAAGTAAATACTACCTCTGAACTACAAGAAGTGGTGGCAAGCCATCGACCTGGCGATAAATTAGAGGTAAAAGTGAACCGCAAGGGGAAAGAAGTGGTGAGTCAGGTAGTGTTACGCAATCGTGAAGGTGAAACGAACTTCCTCGACAAAGCCCGAACCACTATATTTAACAATTTAGGCGCACAATTTGAAGATCTGGACAAGAAAACCGCCAAAAAACTCAACATTGACGGAGGAGTAAAAGTAAGTAAGCTTTTTGCTGGCAAGCTCAAACGCAACACAGCCATCAAAGAAGGTTTTATCATCACTAAAATAGATGGTCGGGTCATCAAGTCGGTCGATGATTTGGAAACAGCACTA
This Cecembia calidifontis DNA region includes the following protein-coding sequences:
- a CDS encoding amidohydrolase family protein, translating into MKNLLKKANRGFYFRITDKITIEIAETQLNICLVNYLGQHCDEIIKLETSKLLGVSDDGLYFTKKGNLLADNPETMEKLFANCKSIIAIHSEKEQIVEENENIYREKYGENVPIEFHPIIRSEKACYEATKRAIDIANKLKARLHILHLTTEAETHLFRNDIPLKEKNVTTEVSVHHLWFSDKDYKRLGTLIKWNPAIKTEKDKKGLLKALLDDRIDIVTTDHAPHTLDEKQKSYFQSMSGAPIIQHSLNIMLEFFKQGLISLEKIAEKMCHNPAILYGIENRGFIREGYYADLTIVDLNSSWTVDKNNILSKCGWSPLEGTTFQTKVTHTFVNGNLTYDKGNFDETKRGLSLSKSN
- a CDS encoding DUF6671 family protein, coding for MFQNRKIIIATKHHKEQVIAPILEKELGVNCFTDETFDTDALGTFTGEVERELDPISTAREKCLRAMKANNCDLGIASEGSFGPHPSMFFISADDEFLIFIDTKNNIEVIARELSTSTNFNGRQIQTQKELFEFAEQVGFPAHGLILRKSKDENTDIYKGITESEILQKSFNYFFSKYNSVYAETDMRAMYNPTRMSVIEQATQKLVQKIKSTCPQCQTPGFGITDAKKGLECSLCSSPTNSTLSYIYVCQQCKFTKEEMYPNKKTTEDPTYCDCCNP
- a CDS encoding Hsp20/alpha crystallin family protein gives rise to the protein MAIVKYDSNRAFPAFSSLFDDFFNTEFGNWRHNNFSATNTTLPAVNIKEDNDGFLVEMAAPGMEKADFKINLENNVLTISSEKQEEQKEEQDKYTRREFAYRAFQRSFTLPDSADSEKIEAKYENGVLQVNIPKKEEAKPQPPKLIEIS
- a CDS encoding Hsp20/alpha crystallin family protein; the protein is MSSEKQYEKEEKDKNWMRREFGYASFQRVFQLPQGADPEQVQAKMENGVLNIRLGKKAGYEKLTRVIEVK
- a CDS encoding trypsin-like peptidase domain-containing protein, which translates into the protein MKNYGVSALIALVVSLGVFFAVPQFTDFGKSVKIEHVSGTPAQGALYTADENGNMIPVDFTQLAEKAMDAVVHIKSTQIQQYTNSNNSYQYRELPDPFKEFFGGDDFFEQFFGPRRYYQTPQPREPQARVGTGSGVIINSEGYIVTNNHVIANADDIEVTLHDNRTFKATVVGTDPSTDLALLQIKASGLSTLPLVNSDDVKVGEWVLAVGNPFNLNSTVTAGIVSAKSRNINILREQFAVESFIQTDAAINPGNSGGALINLSGGLIGINTAICQSNRCLCGLWLCCGLPTS
- a CDS encoding PDZ domain-containing protein, yielding MRVMALLWPSNIVNKVVEDLLKYGIVQRGFLGITIRGVDATLIKEKELEVETGVYVDSVGQNSAAKEAGIKEGDVIVEIDGKKVNTTSELQEVVASHRPGDKLEVKVNRKGKEVVSQVVLRNREGETNFLDKARTTIFNNLGAQFEDLDKKTAKKLNIDGGVKVSKLFAGKLKRNTAIKEGFIITKIDGRVIKSVDDLETALKDKKGGVLIEGVYEDLPGTHYYALGL